In one window of Helianthus annuus cultivar XRQ/B chromosome 17, HanXRQr2.0-SUNRISE, whole genome shotgun sequence DNA:
- the LOC110925824 gene encoding uncharacterized protein LOC110925824 — protein sequence MDKQKGCDIPGIHIHQTKEIEEQYQLLNRERSRINEELAHEKADEQQINQKLMRFLDLDRQIEWRMLEIENLQRWDPDKLKLNLPISSVSRTTRVYCLTGKDAQTPVRPDLKRCQKRLVKKGSMDINYLKEVQEEHICSMKSSEIPYSGTQELNDMIESMLQRIHHGNKKRADEMKIYEELSNFLETKESYIAPEPRPHWYTLQRRSKRYTDYDRYRWQHSLSIRLDYIEIQKREQIERQARVKRLKAKLQYVRKKINYLNKKLENIDSKILKAYKRANELGDNLKELVS from the exons ATGGATAAACAAAAGGGTTGCGACATCCCAGGAATACACATTCATCAAACGAAGGAGATCGAAGAACAATATCAGTTATTGAATCGTGAACGATCCCGTATCAACGAAGAATTAGCACACGAGAAG GCAGATGAACAACAAATAAACCAAAAATTAATGAGGTTTTTGGACCTTGATAGGCAAATAGAATGGAGGATGTTGGAAATTGAGAATCTTCAACGTTGGGATCCAGATAAACTCAAGCTAAATTTGCCAATCAGTTCCGTATCCAGAACAACACGTGTTTATTGTTTGACAGGAAAAGATGCTCAAACACCCGTAAGGCCAGATCTAAAACGTTGCCAGAAAAGGCTTGTCAAGAAAGGGAGTATGGACATCAATTATCTGAAAGAAGTTCAAGAAGAACATATATGTTCAATGAAATCAAGTGAGATACCATATTCTGGCACACAAGAACTTAACGATATG ATCGAGAGCATGTTGCAAAGGATCCATCATGGGAACAAGAAACGGGCTGATGAAATGAAAATATATGAAGAATTAAGCAACTTCTTGGAGACAAAGGAAAGTTACATCGCACCAGAACCCCGCCCTCATTGGTACACACTACAACGAAGATCAAAGCGATATACCGATTATGATCGATATAGATGGCAACATAGCCTAAGT ATTCGGTTGGACTACATTGAAATACAAAAGAGGGAACAAATCGAACGTCAAGCAAGAGTTAAACGACTTAAAGCCAAGTTGCAATATGTGAGAAAGAAGATCAATTATTTAAACAAGAAGCTTGAAAATATTGATTCAAAGATACTTAAGGCCTACAAACGTGCCAATGAGCTTGGAGACAACTTGAAAGAGTTggtatcataa